The proteins below come from a single Burkholderia contaminans genomic window:
- a CDS encoding M35 family metallo-endopeptidase, whose translation MPLNDPDATNDEEWIRIATVSVNTIRDSVVSIPLSLDGPPICPNMTDSTFRKRMLELRDEAVAVTRQRIRELARWSPATEARVIDWFGTSDIETRRTLINGLDALADVMARLDARNFVRTGSDADRATGCLPNMKNLDAEVAHVCRPDTSTHTIAISLPFCSLPERSAGNLSSQQLTIVHECTHFEDTFNAVDHSGAYGRTACMHFAKHHPNDALGNADSIAWFILAR comes from the coding sequence ATGCCTTTGAACGATCCCGACGCAACGAACGATGAAGAATGGATCCGCATTGCAACCGTATCGGTCAACACGATCCGCGATTCCGTCGTTTCCATACCGCTATCGCTCGACGGACCGCCGATATGCCCGAACATGACGGACTCGACGTTCAGAAAGCGGATGCTCGAATTGCGAGACGAGGCTGTCGCCGTCACGCGGCAACGAATCCGGGAGCTGGCTCGATGGAGCCCCGCCACCGAAGCACGCGTCATCGACTGGTTCGGCACATCCGACATCGAAACCCGACGCACGCTGATAAACGGACTCGACGCCCTGGCTGACGTCATGGCAAGGCTGGATGCCAGAAACTTCGTCCGCACTGGATCAGATGCCGACCGCGCCACCGGCTGTCTACCCAATATGAAAAATCTCGATGCGGAAGTCGCTCATGTGTGCCGTCCCGATACGTCTACCCATACCATCGCCATCAGTCTCCCGTTCTGTTCACTCCCAGAGCGTTCGGCCGGAAACCTGTCCTCGCAGCAACTGACGATCGTGCACGAGTGCACTCACTTCGAGGACACGTTCAACGCGGTCGACCATTCGGGTGCGTATGGGCGGACCGCATGCATGCATTTCGCCAAACACCACCCCAACGATGCTTTAGGCAATGCGGACAGCATTGCGTGGTTCATTCTTGCTCGCTAA